The genomic window CTGCCATAGAAAACAGAAGAGCTAGAACAAAATTAAGGCAACTACTCCTGTTGGCCATCTTGATTTCTTTCGCAATACCCATTTCCGTTAACCGGAAATCGTTGTATATCAATCTGAAGTTGGATCTATTTATAATCGTAATGTGTTAGATCAGAGTAGGAAAAAGCAGTTACTAAAATTTACTGTGCTGCAGGCTTGTACAGTACTAGCTTACCAGCACCACATACATTTCTACATGTGAATCACGATACGgggaaagaaaacaaaacaagataaTTTAAATTCTTTACAGCTAAATTATTGAATCGGGTGCACCACACAAATATCTGATTTATGCGCGTCATTCTCGTACGAACAATTATTGGAACCTGCAGTAAATTGCTTTTTTAGATACTTTTTTTTCCACTTGACCGGCAGGACCATCTCAACTAATCAAGTCATTCGAATCTGCAGGATACACCGATCAGTAAATGATGCCAATGGCCTGCATTATCTTATCCAGTTATACCTCGTGTAGGGTGGTCGACATCCTTTGTTAGCCAATTTCCAGTTGCATTTAGAGCGTTTTTCGGGATGGTCTTATATAGTTGATACATGCACAATGTAGCTAGTGAAACCAGAAAATTGCACTTCGATAAATTAAAAGCCGTGGGATCAAAAGGTATCATTATTTTAAGGAAGatattaatttatcaaaataattatttttattgagTATTAATTCTTCGATACATGATACTGTTCTCCGAAAATAACTAGCTAGTAAGAATTACTGAATCCATTGTCATGATCCAGTCATGGCTGTCCAAGTAACTTCTTACCATTACTAGCGATTTATACGGACCCATCACATTCTTATTTCGAAACACAATTAATGCAAATACAACATCTCTCTGTAACACCAGACTGATGACAGATATAACGATAAGCTAGCTCTAGTAGCATATTTGGCTAGCTAGCTATATTTAACAATTCCTTTACATAATCATGATCTGACTAGCCAGCTTATATGTGCACGGTGGCTGGTCAGGTGACGACTGGAACTCAAACTCACTTGGACAGACTTGAGGGCAGCTGGGAGGTGGTGGGGGTGAtggcgacggtggtggtggtgatggtgggggtggtgatggagatggtgggggaggtgatggtggtggtgatggcggggGTGGGGAGggaggcggcggtggtggtgggggtGAAGGTGggggtggtggtggcggtggcatTTTACAGCAACACTCACACAAAGGTGTGTCTAGGAACCTGATTGGAACACAATTGGTTTTGGTAACTGTACTGCCCTTGGGACAAGCGCTTGCACATTGAGGGTTGCAAGTGAGGCAAACCAAAGTGCCAGTTGAGGCAAATGTCTCACCAGACTTGCATTTCATAGCAGCAATAGCAGTATCTGCGAGTTCATAGCAACTATATCAAAATTAACCAAGTAGTACTGTGTAACCAATTGCAATCTTCTATATAACATCTTTTCTCGTTCGTTTTGATCAAATCAGCTGGAAACATAAATAAAAATGGTCTACAGAAAAgaaaatttcattaaaaaaatgaCCAAGTAAGAAATCGCCGGATACTTACGTGAAAAGAAACACATGACTACCGTAAAACATAGAAGAAAATTCAGGCAAATACTCCTGCTGATCATCTTCATTTTTGCTGCACAACCCATTTCTGTTTGCTACTTTTCTTATTCTATATTGATTCTAAGTTTGGGCTTTATTCTCATTTATAACATTTAGGTCGGGAGTGGGATAATACAGTTGCCAAAATTTAATGTTCTCAGCTAACAATTTATTATCGAGATCTGATGGTTAtatatgcatgcttcaaaaaagaataaaacttATATATACACGTGAATGATATGGAAAAAGCAACAACATGTAATTCCTTAGAGTTGTTCctaaagtttgttcattttgttcccgttatggactcaacaaacatgaaaaatggatgtggaTTATGCATATGTAGCACACGCGTGGTGGAAGGACGGACGGCCTTGGCACCAACGCTGACGCTTGAGCCAACAACGCTAGCGCTTGTCCTTGCAACGCCAGTTGTTACTTCACGCGTCAGTGTCTTTCCTAAAAGCGTTGTGTTTTTCACGGAAGCGCGAACGGCTGAATCTGGACGGTTTAAAACTCTTGTGATCTTACGGCTATagtttttgagttctataaatactctccatttcaactccaaattcacatccacacatctagtcttctttactcttctccgagcttaaaaaaattcttcaacttcaacatatttttcaaTTCTTAAACATGTTTCGGCCCTTGTTAGTTCGGCACGCTCCGTAtactaaaaagaagaagatgaatctatttgtagaagcTATGTTATTTTATTTACTCAGCTTGCTTCAGCAAACTATCCATGGGAGAATTTCTGGGCGGTTATTCACGACGGGTTCTAGAGTGACACTCGTAATCCGAGTTGTCGTGCTATATGCGACGTAGAAAATCGCTTTCataaaattaagaaagaagtaagtgagtttgTATCTTTAACCATACAAGCCAATTGATGTAGACTGAGAGGTGAAAttgatgctgagatggtaacaagatctttggttgaatggcgaagatggaaaaatgtggcttttcctttcgaaaaatgtttcgaaattcttaaggtgttgaacagtttcaaccccttatttgaagctaatattcaGTGAAGCTGATGTAaaacgcttaattttaaacatatttaatttcatttaattccTATCGTCATActtttaaaactaaaataaatgtAGCAGAACTAAAAATTACAAACAGTCTCTCTAACGTCGCAAGCTCTTCCATTGTTATCTTCTGGAGTCAAGAATTCTCCAAGACCTGGGGATAGACCTGCGATATCCCCAGTTGCCAACATAGATAATAAATTTCCATAAGGAGATAAATATGGTTGAACAACATTAGGCGATTGGAAAGCACTCGgtcctccaagcatataagatgtttgtggttgtggtggtagtggtgtataacaatcatttgggttgtaggtcgagaatgatgatgaaatgcgcctaggATCTACCCGAAATACTTGAGGTTGAGATACAGGCACAATTTGTGGTGAAATATTGTGTCGTAtgtgtggtgaagaagaactctATCCTACTTCTGTTTCTCCCGCCACTATTTCATCACTATCGTGCCATGATCTGTTGCTCCTGGTGGAATCGTAAGACTATGGCCGCTGCTCATCATCATTTATAATTGGACTCAATCCAAACATTTGTCCTCGTGCCATTTCCGACACACATTCAAGTGTATATCCCTCATTTACCGAGTCATCCAATGGTACTCGTTCAGTTGGTTCCGCAACTCTTCGTCAGTGGAAGTGACATTGTAGTAAGGATAATCACGATCCATAGATTGGGAAACAATGGGGATCGTGGTTGGATCACCTTGTGAAGCAATACTTGGCATCTCTCAACGAATTTCGGGCAtatttgacgaagatgatgaagaacttgcaccggtggtggggtaagtcataaagcatggCTCTTTTGGAGGTGGCTGGCTAGGAACGATATTTGCATCATGGGACGGGCGTGATAACCCTGGGAAATAAAACCCATAGATGTGCATGTTATGTTTCTCAATTACAGGCTTCGCAATCGCCTCGTACCAACTGACATACTGCACTTCACCAATATCCAATTgtgtatttagttcatacctctccTAATTAGTTCTTCTCAACCTTTGAAAATATGATCCAGAGGTTTGCATCTGTTGTGGcgggttaattgcaattgcatATATACCTTGCATTTGGTACTGCAGTCTTTCTCCCAGGTACCAAACCCCTCTTTCCGATTCTGGATTGTAAAATACAACTCTACGCAGAGAATAATCAAGAATATGTTGTCCAACATTAGCACCATACTGAGGAAAGTCAATGTAAGGGTGAACAACGACGTTGTTGTGGCTCCGAGTCATCTGATGAAACCTCTGAACAAAACTGGAACCCGAGATGTCGCTGCCAGTGTCCTTCACTAAGTTGGTCGAGAGGTACATATCCAACATTGGAAATCTATTGGCATAGTCTTTAAGGATAGGTTTACTAACACcgaagtaggtataccaccaatactgcaaacTACTCCATAATTTTATTACTTTGACTTAATCTACATTTgctcataaaaattatttaaatttaaaaataataattttgatatttacctctatgattCCACAGAAACCAGTGAAGTTATCTCCTCCCATGAACGCTTGATCCAGCCCACAGTACAATTCTATTAAAATTGCAGATCCCCAGTCGTAATCTGGTGCTTTGTCAAGATCTTTTAACGCTTGAAGCCAACCAACACGAGGAACAAAAGTTGAGTTTTGGAAAGAATGTCTAacccagtacccataagataaacaccctttcgagttcaggatagtcatctacatGTTGTGGGTTTCTGGGTTGGAGAAGAAAAAATTTCAACGCTGAACATTTAATCCCACctcttttcaattgtttataataTTCACATAGTTCTGATTCTATAAACGAGGGAAAAAGTGTTTCCCATTTACTATTTGATATCCATTCGTCTTGGTTGAATTTGACGGGTTTCCCATTCCACTTGGGATCCCACAagtgaaatacaaatcaaggggagtaattcctattacaagtataatatcaactatgattaattcttttgattatttaataattatttaaaaaatataatttaagttaagttaaacaagcttaccaatttcaaaatccaaaaaatgGAATGTGTGCGTCGTCGCCCATCACCTTCCTACCACTGTTTACGGAATTCTATTGTTGGGTCTTCTAGGCTTCACACTATAAAGCGCACCCCAGGGATATCTGTCAACCCTTTCTCGGACTTGAGGGGGTAAAACTACATAAAAAACATGTAAGTATGAAAATCCACCTCTTATTCCAAAATAATCCTCCGACCGATTTTGATGCCCCAACACATGACCTTGGACTAATGATGGAGCAACAACGACACTCGGCGAAGAAAACTCTGCTTTccgattttgagaaaaatataCACCTGTAGCAGGCCGCGGTGCCGGttcatttcttcgatctcttCTCTTCTTTACACTATTGACCGCTTTTCTTAAAATGCCGCTCATATTGTATCAAACTTTTTTGAtttagaagagttttagaagaaAGAAATAGTAGTGGTGTGACTGAAAATGAATTCAGTTGAAGCAATATATAGTTGTGCAAATAATACCGTTGAAAATATGGGCGTTAGAGAATCGAACATTGGCGTTTTTGTGTCTAACGCCCGCGTTGGTGTCTTCAACACCAACGTTTCTGTCGCCAACACCAGCGTGTGGATTTCCAACGCCTGCGTTTTTACTTCCAACGCCAAAGTGTGTTTAAAGTTCGCGCGCTTGGTTGTCAAATGTCGAGTGCTTTACCATAATGAAAAACCTAGTTTGGCCATCCACCGGGCTCAACAAAAATTTTCATTTGGCAATTTCCATAGGAGTTGCCCTTAGAGCGACCGGGGTTTTTCTCCTTCAAGTGGTGAAGGTTCTTCGCTTCAGAGTGATAGAGGCTCTTCGCCTCGAGTGAGCAAGGCTCTTCACTCTTGAGTGACAAAAGCTTTTCACCTTGGAGCGATGGAGGCTCCTCACCCGGGAATGACGGAAGCTCTTCACCTTGGAGCGATGGAAGCCCCAAGGGCCTAACTAGCATTACCGTTAAAATagtgagagaaaaaaatgtaagaaaataaaaaattaaatctgCAAACACGTTTGAATTGACCAAATATACCATCTCTCCCAAATTTTGGATTACATTTGTATTGCCACGTCATTTGAGTGGTGAATAGAGCGGTGAAAGGTGAGATGAATAGCATCACCGATTCTTAATTTGTAGCTAAATTATTGATTCGAGAACACCACATACGTCATTCTCGTACGGATAAGATTATCAATTATGGACCGGCAAGGCCAACCCAGCTATTTGAGCAGGTAAAGCACGCCAGGATATACCGAATAGTAAATGATGCCGATGGCATGCCTTGTCAAGTTACGTTTAGAGCGTTGTTAAGGAAGACGATGGTGAGAATTCGTTTTCCGGATGGTTTTATACCGCTGATAGTATATACACCCCGTGTACTTGGTGAAAAATAAGCTTCGTGTTCATCGGACTAAATAGTTAAAAACAATTGGCCAACAGGATATTGTTCTCTGAAAACACTTAGATACTATAGTAAGCTCACAAGCCCAATTTGAACTAGTTTATccaatttttgttcattttaaccCTTTTGCACTCTAAAATATGTGTTGATTGATAACTTGCCCACCCATTTCTCTTCTCGAATTCTGACTCTACTCCTGTATGATAATCCAGTCAGGCGGTGTGGGCTGTCCAAGTAACTTGTTACCATTATTAGCAACGTGGACCCATGTCACTCATCGCATTCTTATTTCAAAACGCAGTGCAAATACAACATTCGTGATTTTGTGTAACACATCGGATTGATGACATAACACTAAACTAGCTAGCTCTAGTAGAAAATTATGCGAGCTAGCTAGTTAACAATCATATTACATAATCATGACCTCACTAGCCAGCTTATATGTGCATGGTGGCTGGTCAGGTGACAATTGCAACTCGAACTCACTTAGACAGACTTCAGGGCAGCTAAGAGCTGGTGGGGGTGGCGATGGCGGCGGCGGGGGTGGGGATGGAGGCGGTGGGgacggtgatggtggtggaggcgGCGGGGGTGGTGATGGAGGCGGTGGgggcggtgatggtggtggtggagaaggcgagggAGGTGATGGTGacgatggtggtggagaaggcggcgggggggtgatggtggtggtggagaaggcgagggAGGTGATGgtgacagtggtggtggtggagaaggcgagggAGGTGATGGAGGCGGCAGAGGAGAGGCAGTGAGTGGTGTGGTGGTGGGTGGCGGTGGTGGAGAAGGCGGGGGTGGTGATGGAGGCGGCGGGagcggtgatggtggtggtggagaaggcggGGGAGGTGATGGAGGCGGCGGGGGCGGTGATAGCGGTGATGGaggcggtggtggtgatggaggcggtggtggtggtgacggtgGTGGCGGTGACATTTTACAACAACACTCACACAAAGGTGTGTTAAGAAGCCTGATTGGAACACAATTGGTTTTGGTAACTGTACTTCCCTTGGGACAAGCGCTTGCACATTGAGGGTTGCAAGTGAGGCAAACCAAAGTGCCGGTTGAGGCAAATGTCTCACCAGACTTGCATTCCATAGCAGCAATAGCAGTATCTGCGAATTGGGAGCAACAATATCAAAATTAGAAAAACATAAACAAATCGGTCTCAAGAAAAGAAAATTTCCGGAAAAAAGTAAGAAATTGCCGGATACTTACGTGAAAAGAAACACATGACTACCGTAAGACATAGAAGAAAATTCGTGCAACTACTACTCCGGGTCATCTTTATTTTTTCTGCACAACCCATTTCTGTTTGCTACTTTTCTTATTCTATATGGATTCTAAGTTTGGGTTTTATTCTCATTTATAACATATTCTAATAATTTATGGAGCTCTGAAGGTTATAACCTATATGGAAAAAGCAACATGTAATATGATGGGTTTTGTGGGTAATTACCGATTCAGGAACACCAATATTACACGAGAATCTCGCCTATTTCGGGTGAGCCTATTGGGACACTGTTGCTGGATGGTATATTTTTCATCTTTACATATATTTTATGGCAAttttatttagtttattttttgaaGATCACAATAATAGTAGTAGTACTattgtattttgatttttaaatctcaatttattattattattattattattattttcatttttatttatttttgatatgaATCTTTCATTAGAAAGGAAAattagagaatacaaagtaacaagaatatGCCTTACAAGTACAACGCCGAAAAATccaacaagagaaagagaaggatgaaTGGAACATGACGAATATAAGCACGAATAAGAACCGATTAAATCGGTGGAGTAATgatttttctcggaattaaaatCCCAAAAATGAAACAGCTAATATAATGTTGTTCAGTCCCACATTCAACACAGTGGCCCAGAAGATTTAAAGCAAAACCAAACGACCCTTCAAACGCCCTTGAGGTCTTTTAAACAGGGATAGAGATCCACCAAATTTGAAAATGTCGGATATAGATGAACGACCCCTACAATTATCCATTCAAGAGCGAAATTTAAATGCGAATAACATTTGGCAGGTGAATAGGGCCATGAAACAGAGAGAGGAATtacatttttgattttttcacTAATAATACTAGTTATTTTTTTATTAGGTCCGCCGATGGAATATGATCTTTGATTcatctttttttgtttgttttcttaataCGCTAGACGCAGCTAGCTAACACTAAGGCATGAAGTAGTTCCTGACTAAACGTTGATGTGATAAACTCCTTTACAAGCATTAGTTGAAGGCTGCCATTGGAATATATGGTCTTAGTGCTCATTTACTGATTCTGGGTAGTTATATAGGGGAATTTAATCAGGTAATTGGGTCATGGCGCTGGGCATCAGTGAACTAACAGTTTCATTTTCTTTACTGATTCTGCCATTGGATTAACCGGAGGATGTTTTTATTTGCATTAGTGAATACCATTTCAGTTAGTCAGAAAAAATGTTTATAGACCTTGCAGAACAATTTCGTTTTCTTTAAAATGCTTGgaaaaaataaattgaagaaaGTATTACCAACATATTAAATTAAATTGAAGACAACAAATTCTGTTGAGCAATCTTTTCGAATCGGACATGCCCGGTAAGAAGAACAAAGTGAAAACAAGACAAACAAATGAGAAAGCAGACgccgtgtttggttaagtccgagttTATTAAGATAGCAGAAATACTTAAAGCTAGCTTTAGTAGCATATATTACACCACCAGCTAGTACTGCTGCAACTGAATCATCATTGGATTAGTTAGAGCGTAGTTGCACAATATCTTCGGCTGGTTTGGATTCAATTTTGGCAACGTAATACTGATTTCTCTATCACAATGTCCTCCTGGCTTACTTGGACAAGCTGGAGGTGCTGTTGGTGTTGGGGAGGCTGGGGGTGGGGATGGAGGCGTGGGCAATGGTTGGAGTGGGGGTGGAGTAGAGTGTTTGGGTGAGAGTTGGGGAGGCGGAGGAGTTGAGACTTGTGGAGAGGGTGGAGGCGGAGGTGAGAGTTGGGGAGGGGGAGGAGGTGAAACTTGTGGTGGAGGGgagagttgtggtggtggtggtggaggtggggaTGGTGGTGGATATAATGCTTGACACTGACATTTGCAACTTCCATCATCACATGAGTAATCTACGACAATTTTGTCCCACCCACATTTATCCGGACATGTTACACCACAAGTTCGTGCGCACCGCTGTACTGGAGTTTCCTTGAGAAGATTATAGCCAAGTAATGAATTTTTGTTGATGGTTGCAGCCACTGCCTCTGCATAGTCAATGAGTTGAACAAAAACATAAGCTATAAAACAATGATGCATGATAAAACAGCTCGAGTTACGAAATCCATATGCATATATACTTACGCGAATGGCATGACATGAGACTTATAGAAAACAGTAAACCTAGAAGAAAACTAGCGCAACTACGGTCGCTTTCGCCCTTCTTATTGATTTCTTTATAGGTACCCATTGTGTGTGTGTTTTGTAGTCTGAGTCATTCCGTTAGTAGAAATCTCCCTCTCGATTTATAACATGCTACTTGGTAGGTGGAAAAGGAAGAAAACGATGGAAGTGAAGGATCTCCCAATTATGTCTGAAAGCTAACTATTGATAAAAAAGAAACCAAATATCAGCATGCATCACGTTGATTCACTAGGGAGCAATGCTCTATGCACAACAAGTAATGATCCTTATTACTTGGTTAGAAGACTAGTTGCTGGCACTAATGGGTTGTGATTAAATTTATTAACGAAAAAGCTTATTTGCGTTGCCTATTGGTATTGGtatacttttgatgttttcagCAAACAAGTTGTACATTTCATTGAAGCAAAACTGGGCTTCTTGGTTCATAAACTTTTTACAACCtagaaatttataaaataaatgcaAATCCTTCAATCCAAAGCTCATTTTCAAGTGATGCTGCAAATAAGGACTTTCTGTTTTTCACAATCGTTAGAAGCAAAAGATCAGGGTCTGTATTAGGCCCACAGCCAACAATCCTATCCAAATTTGTTTTTAGAACCATCCTATATTCCTATCCAATCTCTAGATGATGGAAGACTTCGGATATGAAAGTAGCCTTACATTTACAAAAGAATGTTGATAATGCAATTTGTCCAAACTTTTGTGATAGCCAAGAGCACAATCATCCAACTGCCCGTAGGAAATACTTACAGCCAAGATTGTGAAATTGTGAATCGTGGAGCGTACCGTTTTTCAAGTTTAAGAATCGAATCATCTGTTAAATTTTGAACCGAAGATTCATGGTTGATTATTAAATCGCCACATGTATGTCTGTAAGCATCATTGAAGAAATAAAATGGTCTTATGTTTTGACCTTTGATGTACAAAAATATAGATAAAAATACGTTGAATATTAACATCAGCAACCAAGCTGAGTCAGTGGTAAAGGGTCCACTCAATAACCTGGGGATCCCAGGTTCGACTTTCCTTAGCCATTCAGAAGCAGGATTTGGATCGTCAATTTCAGAATTTTCGTTGTATCACACGATTTTAAAAACCATGCTTGCAATAATTTATAATTTTACCAAGAAAAATGCAATGTTTTTGGCTGCAGCACCGCTGATATATTTGACTCGTTAAACTAGTCAGTGGCATCTAATTAGATGTGCAGTTGTTTTCGATGGTGCTTCTGTTAATGTCACAAGTTTTACTAGATTAGTGACTAAAGAAGTACTTGAAGCATGCTAACTTAGCTGGAAGGAATAGACAATTAAGGACTCATACTTCTTGGAGTTTAACATAGAATGGATATTAAAAACTTAACTTTGATGCATCCTTTCTAAAAGATAATAGTACAATGGACATTAGACTAATAAGCTTTTCTCATGCACGGACATGTGATGCTGCAGTTTCAAAAGATGGACTAGTATAAGATGAGGAACAGGCTGAAGCACTAGCAGCTTTGGAGGCAATAAAATGGGCAGGAGTACAAAGTGTGCACATAGAAGGAGGTTGTCAGAATGTTGTGGATGCAATAAATGGGAGAGTTGGGTCTGTCAGATGGACAAACAACAGTATTATAAGTGTAGAGTCTTGTTGTCATGTTTTCAGTCATGGAAATGCACTTTTGTGCACAGAGAGTCAAATGAGATTGTAATAACCCATTATTTTTAGTTACGGTCGGGTAGGGTTGTACCCAAATTAGATAACCAGGTGGTTTAGGTTGTTTCCTTTGTCATAGCCTCGCTGGGTTGTTTGAACCAGAAAGGCTACAAGTTAGAGTGGAAATAGAATAttaacaataaataaaattaggataaaaatgaaaagataaataaaattttaaaaatgtaTTATTAGTAGTAGTAGTATTAATCAAGatctcataataataataataataataaaataataataatgtggaGTCATGGCTGCAATTGTTGCTTCT from Papaver somniferum cultivar HN1 unplaced genomic scaffold, ASM357369v1 unplaced-scaffold_19, whole genome shotgun sequence includes these protein-coding regions:
- the LOC113338989 gene encoding sulfated surface glycoprotein 185-like, giving the protein MGCAAKMKMISRSICLNFLLCFTVVMCFFSHTAIAAMKCKSGETFASTGTLVCLTCNPQCASACPKGSTVTKTNCVPIRFLDTPLCECCCKMPPPPPPPPSPPPPPPPPSPPPPSPPPSPPPPSPSPPPPSPPPPSPSPPPPPSCPQVCPSEFEFQSSPDQPPCTYKLASQIMIM
- the LOC113338327 gene encoding leucine-rich repeat extensin-like protein 5, with the translated sequence MGTYKEINKKGESDRSCASFLLGLLFSISLMSCHSQAVAATINKNSLLGYNLLKETPVQRCARTCGVTCPDKCGWDKIVVDYSCDDGSCKCQCQALYPPPSPPPPPPPQLSPPPQVSPPPPPQLSPPPPPSPQVSTPPPPQLSPKHSTPPPLQPLPTPPSPPPASPTPTAPPACPSKPGGHCDREISITLPKLNPNQPKILCNYALTNPMMIQLQQY